From a single Sinorhizobium sp. RAC02 genomic region:
- a CDS encoding 2'-deoxycytidine 5'-triphosphate deaminase — protein MMASAVRSTGILADNAIRGLFDSGRLTSETPLDDDQIQPASLDLRLGAIAFRVRASFLPGPSHLVADKLDRLKLHVIDLSEGAVLETGCVYIVPLMESLDLPAELAASANPKSSTGRLDIFTRVITDRAQEFDKIPAGYSGPLYLEISPRTFPIVVRRGSRLSQIRFRKGKALLGESELLALHVSDTLVASETPNVSGGGIALSIDLKGTGPEGLIGYRGKHHTSVVDVDRKNQHDIFDFWEPLFSRGRNELILDPDEFYILVSREAVHVPPLYAAEMTPFDPLVGEFRVHYAGFFDPGFGHAPAGGSGSRAVLEVRSHEVPFILEHGQIVGRLVYEHMLDTPEGLYGSGLGSNYQAQGLKLSKHFRVG, from the coding sequence ATGATGGCTTCTGCGGTGCGCAGCACGGGCATTCTGGCGGACAACGCCATTCGCGGCTTGTTCGACAGCGGACGGCTGACGAGTGAAACGCCCCTCGACGACGACCAGATCCAGCCGGCGAGCCTGGACCTGCGCCTCGGCGCGATCGCCTTTCGCGTGCGCGCCAGCTTCCTGCCCGGCCCGTCCCATCTCGTTGCCGACAAGCTTGACCGGCTGAAGCTGCACGTCATCGATCTGTCCGAGGGCGCGGTGCTGGAGACCGGCTGCGTCTATATCGTGCCGCTGATGGAAAGCCTCGACCTGCCGGCGGAACTCGCCGCCTCGGCGAACCCGAAAAGCTCCACCGGCCGCCTCGATATCTTCACCCGCGTCATCACCGATCGTGCCCAGGAATTCGATAAGATCCCGGCCGGCTATTCCGGCCCGCTCTATCTCGAAATCTCGCCGCGCACCTTCCCGATCGTCGTGCGTCGTGGCTCGCGCCTGTCGCAGATCCGCTTCCGCAAGGGCAAGGCCCTGCTCGGCGAGAGCGAACTGCTGGCGCTGCACGTGAGCGATACGCTGGTCGCCAGCGAAACGCCGAACGTTTCCGGCGGCGGCATCGCGCTGTCGATCGACCTCAAGGGCACCGGCCCGGAAGGCCTGATCGGCTACCGCGGCAAGCACCACACCTCCGTCGTCGATGTCGATCGCAAGAACCAGCACGATATCTTCGATTTCTGGGAGCCGCTGTTCAGCCGCGGCCGCAACGAACTGATCCTCGATCCGGATGAGTTCTACATTCTTGTCTCGCGCGAAGCCGTGCACGTCCCGCCGCTCTACGCCGCCGAGATGACGCCCTTCGATCCGCTCGTCGGCGAATTTCGCGTGCACTATGCCGGCTTCTTCGATCCGGGCTTCGGCCACGCCCCGGCCGGCGGCTCCGGCAGCCGCGCGGTGCTCGAAGTGCGCAGCCACGAAGTGCCCTTCATCCTAGAACACGGCCAGATCGTCGGCCGCCTCGTCTACGAGCACATGCTGGATACGCCGGAAGGCCTCTACGGCTCCGGTCTCGGATCGAACTATCAGGCACAGGGACTAAAACTCTCCAAGCATTTCCGCGTCGGATAA
- a CDS encoding O-succinylhomoserine sulfhydrylase has product MSKSWRPATQLVHGGTTRSQHGETAEAIFLTQGFVYDTSAAAEARFKGETDGFIYARYGSPTNDMFEKRMCLLEGAEDARATASGMAAVTAAILCQLKAGDHIVAARALFGSCRWVVETLAPKYGIECTLVDGRDLSNWEKAIQKNTKVFFLESPTNPTLEVIDIAGVAKLANQIGAKVVVDNVFATPLFQKPLELGAHVVVYSATKHIDGQGRCLGGVVLSDKEWINEHLHDYFRHTGPAMSPFNAWTLLKGIETLPLRVKQQTENASRIADFLAEQSQVASVIYPGRKDHPQADIIAKQMTGGSTLVCFELKGGKEAAFALQDALQVAKISNNLGDAKSLITHPATTTHKNLTDEARAELGMSAGTVRFSAGIEDSEDLLEDFARALSKVKA; this is encoded by the coding sequence ATGAGCAAGTCCTGGCGCCCGGCCACCCAACTCGTTCACGGCGGAACCACCCGCTCCCAGCACGGCGAAACCGCAGAAGCAATCTTCCTCACGCAGGGTTTCGTCTATGACACGTCGGCTGCGGCCGAAGCCCGCTTCAAGGGCGAGACGGATGGCTTCATTTACGCCCGCTACGGCAGCCCGACCAACGACATGTTCGAAAAGCGCATGTGCCTGCTGGAAGGCGCCGAAGATGCACGCGCCACCGCGTCCGGCATGGCAGCCGTGACGGCTGCGATCCTCTGCCAGCTGAAGGCCGGCGACCATATCGTCGCCGCCCGCGCGCTGTTCGGTTCGTGCCGCTGGGTCGTCGAGACGCTCGCGCCGAAATACGGCATCGAATGCACGCTGGTCGATGGACGCGACCTTTCCAACTGGGAAAAGGCCATTCAGAAAAACACGAAAGTGTTCTTCCTGGAAAGCCCGACCAATCCGACGCTGGAAGTCATCGACATTGCCGGCGTTGCCAAGCTTGCCAACCAGATCGGCGCCAAGGTCGTCGTCGACAACGTGTTTGCAACGCCGCTCTTCCAGAAGCCGCTGGAACTCGGCGCGCATGTCGTCGTCTATTCCGCGACCAAGCATATCGACGGCCAGGGCCGCTGCCTCGGCGGCGTCGTGCTGTCCGACAAGGAATGGATCAACGAGCATCTGCACGACTATTTCCGCCACACCGGCCCGGCCATGTCGCCGTTCAACGCCTGGACACTGCTGAAGGGCATCGAGACGTTGCCGCTTCGCGTCAAGCAGCAGACGGAAAATGCCAGCCGCATCGCCGATTTCCTCGCCGAGCAAAGCCAGGTTGCCAGCGTGATCTATCCGGGCCGCAAGGACCACCCGCAGGCCGACATCATCGCCAAGCAGATGACGGGCGGCTCGACGCTCGTCTGCTTCGAGCTGAAGGGCGGCAAGGAAGCGGCCTTCGCGCTGCAGGATGCGCTGCAAGTCGCGAAGATCTCCAACAATCTCGGCGACGCCAAGAGCCTGATCACCCATCCGGCGACGACGACGCACAAGAACCTGACGGACGAGGCGCGTGCCGAACTCGGCATGTCGGCCGGCACGGTCCGTTTTTCCGCCGGCATCGAGGACAGCGAAGACCTGCTCGAAGATTTTGCCCGCGCGCTCTCCAAGGTCAAAGCCTGA